From the Quercus lobata isolate SW786 chromosome 6, ValleyOak3.0 Primary Assembly, whole genome shotgun sequence genome, one window contains:
- the LOC115949653 gene encoding polyubiquitin-B-like, whose translation MEPRRNPNRRFPPSSSSSSNSTDEEISLYLKIIKTVALKFERNGTISNLKALLREKEALSENHQELFFAGNQLEDDQRLVDYGIQQGSTLHLVLQNLAGLKIFIKIPSDQRTIEIEVRTCDTVQNIKSIIQAKEGIPSDRYTLIYDGKVLEDDGIVSSLNISNKSTLHLVYNPKDVLPIYVRVGTGEILKLELKLLFTTRDVKAIAGSMIGVQMNDWDLIYAGKKLEDCKTLASYDIKEGTILEMFPAVIQIFVKTWSGKTITLDVKQQSTLGDVKDKIFQKLRIPGHHQSIVFAGKRLEDNRDLASYGVQMHSTLSMVFSPSQRIIPMQLNHIGNPIQKFTTIRILKSMIEKKMRSPVKEIYFNGLALRDDRSLADYRINSDAKIKVVMYQQ comes from the exons ATGGAACCACGGAGAAACCCAAATCGTAGATTCCCGCCAagctcctcctcttcctccaaCTCCACCGATGAAGAG ATAAGTTTATACTTGAAGATCATAAAGACAGTAGCCTTAAAGTTTGAACGGAATGGAACAATAAGCAATCTCAAAGCATTATTACGTGAGAAGGAAGCTCTTTCTGAGAATCATCAGGAGCTCTTTTTTGCTGGTAATCAGCTGGAGGATGACCAAAGGCTAGTGGATTATGGTATTCAGCAGGGCTCCACTCTCCACCTTGTTCTTCAGAATTTAGCTGGACTGaagatatttattaaaatacCATCAGATCAGAGAACCATTGAAATTGAAGTGAGGACTTGTGATACCGTCCAAAACATCAAATCAATTATTCAAGCCAAGGAAGGGATTCCATCAGATCGCTATACTCTTATCTATGATGGAAAAGTACTTGAAGATGATGGGATTGTATCCTCACTCAATATTTCAAATAAGTCAACCCTTCATTTGGTTTACAATCCAAAAGATGTCTTACCAATTTATGTGAGAGTAGGGACAGGAGAGATCTTGAAACTCGAACTTAAACTCCTGTTTACCACTCGTGATGTCAAAGCAATAGCTGGGAGCATGATAGGTGTCCAGATGAATGATTGGGATCTGATCTATGCTGGGAAAAAACTTGAAGACTGCAAAACCTTGGCTTCTTATGACATCAAAGAAGGAACTATCTTAGAGATGTTTCCTGCTGTGATCCAGATATTTGTCAAGACATGGAGTGGGAAGACCATTACTCTTGATGTGAAACAACAATCTACCCTCGGGGATGTCAAGGACAAGATTTTTCAGAAACTGAGGATTCCTGGTCATCATCAGAGCATTGTGTTCGCTGGAAAAAGGCTTGAAGATAACCGTGATCTAGCAAGTTATGGTGTCCAGATGCATTCCACTCTCAGTATGGTTTTTTCGCCTTCACAAAGAATCATTCCGATGCAATTAAATCATATTGGGAACCCAATACAAAAGTTTACTACCATTCGCATTTTGAAGTCTATGATTGAGAAGAAAATGCGATCTCCTGTGAAGGAAATATACTTTAATGGACTAGCATTGCGGGATGACCGTTCACTGGCAGATTACAGGATTAACAGTGATGCAAAAATAAAGGTTGTCATGTATCAACAGTAA